The sequence below is a genomic window from Lolium perenne isolate Kyuss_39 chromosome 4, Kyuss_2.0, whole genome shotgun sequence.
CCGCCGGCATCCCGATGCCGCACGTCCTCCGCGCGCCGATCCGCCCCGACGTGGTCCGCTTCACCCACAAGCTCCTCTCCTGCAACAAGCGCCAGCCCTACGCCGTCTCCACCAAGGCCGGCCACCAGACCTCGGCCGAGTCCTGGGGCACCGGGCGCGCCGTCTCGCGTATCCcgcgcgtcggcggcggcggcacccACCGCGCCGGCCAGGGAGCCTTCGGCAACATGTGCCGCGGCGGCCGCATGTTCGCGCCCACCAAGATCTGGCGCAAGTGGCACAAGCGCGTCAACGTGCGCATGCGCCGCGTCGCCGTCGCCTCGGcgctcgccgccaccgccgtgccctcCCTCGTCCTCGCCCGCGGCCACCGCATCGAGGCCGTCCCCGAGTTCCCGCTCGTCGTCTCCGACTCGGCCGAGGGCGTCGAGAAGACCGCCCAGGCCATCAAGGTCCTCAAGCAGCTCGGCGCCTACGCCGACGCCGAGAAGGCCAAGGACTCCGTCGGCATCCGCCCCGGCGTCGGAAAGATGCGCAACCGCAGGTACATCAACCGCAAGGGGCCCCTCATCGTCTACGGCACCGAGGGCTCCAAGATCGCCAAGGCCTTCCGCAACCTCACTGGTGTTGATGTCGCCAATGTCGAGCGCCTCAACCTGCTCGACCTGGCTCCTGGTGGCCACCTTGGCCGGTTCGTCATCTGGACCGAGTCTGCTTTCAAGAAGCTCGATGAGGTGTACGGTTCCCTGGAGACGCCCTCACTGAAGAAGAAGGGCTTCGTGCTCCCCAGGCCCAAGATGACCAACGCTGACCTGGGCAGGCTTATCAACTCTGATGAGGTCCAGTCTGTGGTCAAGCCCATCAACAAGGAGGTCAAGCGCAGGGAGGCTAGGAAGAACCCGCTC
It includes:
- the LOC127292401 gene encoding large ribosomal subunit protein uL4z, with the protein product MATSARPLVSVKALDGDMATDSAGIPMPHVLRAPIRPDVVRFTHKLLSCNKRQPYAVSTKAGHQTSAESWGTGRAVSRIPRVGGGGTHRAGQGAFGNMCRGGRMFAPTKIWRKWHKRVNVRMRRVAVASALAATAVPSLVLARGHRIEAVPEFPLVVSDSAEGVEKTAQAIKVLKQLGAYADAEKAKDSVGIRPGVGKMRNRRYINRKGPLIVYGTEGSKIAKAFRNLTGVDVANVERLNLLDLAPGGHLGRFVIWTESAFKKLDEVYGSLETPSLKKKGFVLPRPKMTNADLGRLINSDEVQSVVKPINKEVKRREARKNPLKNAAAVLKLNPYFGTARRMAVLAEAARVKARKDKINSKRTKLSAEEASKIKAAGKAWYQTMISDSDYTEFDVFSKWLGVSQ